A single Mixta calida DNA region contains:
- a CDS encoding MFS transporter, whose translation MTSAEAGQPLKSQTAAQMATRMIFLVAGIGMSTWAPLVPYAKDRLAVSDAALGGLLLFLGAGSLIAMPLTGALVGKQGCKRIILTSSALLLVLLPLMATLSSPVMLAIALMLFGAAIGTLDVAMNIQAVEVEKASERTMMSGFHGFYSVGGIVGAGLVSALLWLGLSPLQSVLVILLLLALLLLGSQRWLLTERMHQPDTPLFVAPRGWVLFLGLLCFILFLTEGAVLDWSALLLTQERAMPAAQAGLGYAVFSVAMSIGRLTGDRIVSRFSNSAVLAGGCLCAALGVLLLISVDNVAVALLSFLLIGFGAANTVPILFSAAGRQTDMPVNLAISAMTTIGYAGILAGPALIGFVAHGFSLVTAFAAIVVLLVAVAASARLVTR comes from the coding sequence ATGACGTCGGCAGAAGCAGGACAACCGCTGAAAAGCCAGACCGCCGCTCAGATGGCGACCCGAATGATTTTTCTGGTGGCCGGCATCGGCATGTCCACCTGGGCGCCGCTGGTGCCCTACGCGAAAGATCGTCTGGCCGTCAGCGACGCGGCGCTGGGCGGTCTGCTGCTGTTCCTGGGCGCGGGATCGTTGATCGCCATGCCGCTGACCGGCGCGCTGGTCGGCAAACAGGGCTGCAAGCGGATAATCCTTACCTCGTCCGCGCTGCTTCTGGTGCTGCTGCCGTTGATGGCCACCCTCTCCTCGCCGGTGATGCTGGCGATCGCGCTGATGCTGTTCGGCGCCGCTATCGGCACGCTGGACGTGGCGATGAATATTCAGGCCGTGGAGGTGGAAAAGGCATCGGAACGCACCATGATGTCCGGTTTTCACGGTTTTTACAGCGTAGGCGGCATTGTGGGCGCCGGGCTGGTCAGCGCCCTGCTCTGGCTCGGCCTGTCGCCGTTGCAGTCAGTGCTGGTGATTTTGCTGCTGCTGGCGCTGCTGCTGCTCGGCAGTCAGCGCTGGCTGCTGACGGAGCGGATGCACCAGCCCGATACGCCGCTGTTTGTCGCGCCGCGCGGCTGGGTGCTGTTCCTTGGCCTGCTCTGTTTTATCCTGTTTCTGACCGAAGGCGCGGTGCTGGACTGGAGCGCGCTGCTGCTGACGCAGGAACGCGCGATGCCCGCAGCGCAGGCGGGTCTTGGCTACGCCGTTTTCTCGGTCGCCATGAGCATTGGACGGCTTACCGGCGATCGCATTGTGAGCCGCTTCAGCAACAGCGCGGTACTGGCTGGCGGCTGCCTGTGCGCGGCGCTCGGCGTGCTGCTGCTGATTAGCGTGGATAACGTCGCCGTCGCGCTTCTCTCCTTTTTACTGATCGGTTTCGGCGCGGCGAATACGGTACCGATTTTATTTAGCGCCGCCGGTCGTCAGACCGACATGCCGGTAAATCTTGCTATCTCAGCCATGACAACTATCGGTTATGCCGGTATTCTGGCAGGTCCGGCGTTAATTGGTTTTGTGGCTCACGGATTTAGTCTGGTGACCGCTTTCGCGGCCATCGTGGTTCTCCTGGTGGCGGTTGCTGCCAGCGCACGGCTGGTGACACGTTAA